A window from Ardenticatena maritima encodes these proteins:
- a CDS encoding NAD-dependent epimerase/dehydratase family protein: MKILVTGGAGFIGSHVVDAYIAAGHDVVVVDNLSSGKRENVHPKARFYHLDIRDPALEEVFATERPDVVNHHAAQIDVRRSVEDPMHDAEINILGSLHLILLARRYGVRKFIYASTGGAVYGEPEYLPCDENHPINPICEYGASKHTVEHYLYLNRHNFGLEYTILRYPNVYGPRQDPHGEAGVVAIFSQRMLRQEPVTIFGTGEQERDFLSALDCARANVMVLEQGNGHIYNLGTGRGTSINELFALLKTITNYPLDPVYAPARVGETFKIYLDASRAERELGWRPTRTLEEGLRETVAYFAAQTSSEQNPS; encoded by the coding sequence ATGAAAATTCTCGTCACAGGGGGCGCAGGATTCATTGGTTCACACGTTGTGGACGCCTACATTGCCGCCGGGCACGACGTTGTGGTGGTGGACAACCTGAGTAGCGGTAAGCGCGAAAACGTCCACCCCAAAGCGCGGTTCTACCACCTCGATATCCGCGACCCCGCTTTGGAAGAGGTGTTTGCCACCGAACGCCCCGACGTGGTCAACCATCACGCCGCCCAAATTGACGTGCGCCGTTCCGTCGAAGACCCCATGCACGACGCTGAAATCAACATCCTTGGCTCGTTGCACCTCATTTTGCTGGCGCGGCGCTACGGTGTGCGCAAATTCATTTACGCGTCCACCGGCGGGGCGGTGTATGGTGAACCGGAGTACCTTCCATGCGATGAAAACCATCCCATCAACCCCATTTGCGAATACGGCGCGAGCAAACACACCGTCGAACACTATCTCTACCTCAACCGCCACAATTTCGGGCTGGAATACACCATTTTGCGCTACCCGAACGTGTACGGTCCTCGCCAGGACCCCCACGGCGAAGCAGGCGTGGTCGCCATTTTCAGCCAACGCATGCTGCGCCAAGAACCTGTGACCATTTTCGGCACAGGCGAACAAGAGCGCGATTTTCTTTCAGCGCTTGACTGCGCACGCGCGAATGTGATGGTGCTGGAACAGGGGAATGGGCACATCTACAACTTGGGGACAGGGCGCGGAACGTCCATCAACGAACTCTTTGCACTGCTGAAAACCATCACCAACTACCCGCTCGACCCGGTGTACGCGCCGGCGCGCGTGGGCGAAACGTTCAAAATTTACCTGGACGCTTCACGGGCTGAACGCGAACTCGGCTGGCGACCAACGCGCACGCTCGAAGAAGGATTGCGCGAAACCGTCGCCTATTTCGCGGCGCAAACGTCGTCCGAGCAGAATCCCTCCTGA